A window of Daphnia carinata strain CSIRO-1 chromosome 5, CSIRO_AGI_Dcar_HiC_V3, whole genome shotgun sequence genomic DNA:
TAGATTTTATAGGTTGTTTACCTAGCAGGCCACCAACATTTGgaaaaataattaactttATCCAAGAATTCTTCTTTAGCCAACTCCATGCCTTGGTTAAACTTGGTGGAAACATCTTCATCAGTTTCTGTTTCATTCCACTTTGGGTTTAAATTTCCAATTCTGGAGCTCAGGtttgttgtaattttgtaACGTGCTGGTCCATCATGTGTTGAAATTCCATTATCAATTGCATCCTAAACAAATAtacacattacatttaaataaaaaatgttcacAATTGAGGAGAAAAGCATTACAATTTCCTCAATGAAGCCTTCATAAACCCTCTTATAAGTTTCTTGCACTAGTTCAGACTCAATGGGGATGCCTAGCAGTTGAGATACAATTTCTTGACCAAAATGAACATAGACCAATCCAGCACTTGAAAGCCTTGTCACCCATGGAAATCCTGGTTTCAAGGAAGAAAAGGATTCCTGAAATACTCTGTCAGAAAACAACGTAAGCAACAGAAAATTTTAGGCTTAATCCAAGATTTCTACCTCTGATGATGGTCGTAGCGGTGTATACTGGGATCAAAAACACCtccaacatcaacaacaatatCACAGGTTTCTAAAATAGTGGGGTTGCGAGTCCTTTTCACGACAGCATCTGCATATTGTGGGAGCAATCTGAGCATTGCACATGCAAGAACTTCATCACAGTGGAATTTTCCATCGTGTGTACCGATCACTTTACGGtcgttcatctttttttcgaCGCTCATTGGCAGTAGCTTGCACTTTGTGTAAGATACAGGACGTCtagaaaaactgaaatgaCATTTTAATACTATGGTTAAAGCAGAACTAAGAAATTTAATACCTGTAAAACAAACTTCGAAACGTGGACTGCATGCGGATGCACGGAGCTtgcaaaagaatttcgtaCGTAATTGGTCGCTGACGGTAGAGTGCTACTAAACAGAAGCAAAATTGGCGCGAAATTGTAAAATTGCAAAAGAACTCATTACAATTATATTTTACAACCTTTAGCTTTTAagttgtaataaaaataataaaagaaagaaaaagtaacaAACCTGAAAATCTTAGGCTTTTAATGACATTGCATTTTATTGCAGATACTTTTACATACAAGCCAATAGTGCAAAGTGGTGGGTAGTCGTGAACAGACTGACAAGATAATGACGGAAATCGCTCAACCGACGTTAGGTCTACATTCAACATCAAGAACGACATGGTCAACATGTGGGGCATAAGATTTAACATGCTCTAGGTGAAGAACAGCAACTTTCCATTTGCACGATTTTACACGGAGCAAAATTTGTTCGATAGCGGATACTGTATGGTTGGTCCATAACTCCCATTCAGCATACTTGAATTGGGGTTTATTATTCCTGTGGTTTTGTTCAGTTTTTGGAGTTTTTGAATCTATGTTAGCGTGGATATGCAATACTCCTCCGATGTCGTTCTTTAATGCAAGGCACGCTACTTCCCAGCTTAGTTCCGAACTAGGGATCAATCCTAGATTCACTCGGTCTGCTACATTATTAGGTGCAGTGATTCTGTTATCGCCAAAATGGATGGTACATCTGTCATCAACACCAttgcttttcaaattcaatttcagtGCTTCTACTGAATCAGGATTCATTTCACAAGCATAAACATGTTTGGCTTTTGCGTGAATCAAATATGGAAGTGTAAAGTATCCTATACCAGCAAATAAGTCGACTACAACTTCATTGGAACAATCAAACCTTGCTATTCGCAGCTTTTCTGTGATGTTTCCAATGCTGAACATGCACTTAGTTATGTCCCATTGGTACCTGACAAGACAACAATATTATggttttaaaatgaatttgatCAAGATTTTccaacaaattaaaattacCTTATCTTATTATCCACATGATGCACAATTCCATTATTTCCCCATAGCAATTCTACATTAGAGCTTCTATAACTATCTGGTTTGACAGGGTTCTTCCTCGCTATTCTAGTAATTTTGAGAGTTTCACAGATAATTTGAAAAACTTCTTTCTCTAAAATAGTTAATAAAGCTTGagttttatttgaatttaagCCAGAACAAGGTACCATTTTAAATTACACTAATTACCGAATATCTTCCAATTTGCGTCTCTAAGTGAACGTTGTGGAATCATTATCAAATCGCCATGACGTTCCCATTTGTGAGGTAATTCTTGAATCAGATTTTCAATAATATCATCAGAAAATCTACCTGACTTCTGCAATAAATCTGAGGCCAACTGTCGTATCTGATCAGAAGGACTTTTCTTTATTGGTTTCAAAATACCACGGTTGTTCGATAAAGTTGGCGGCATTTCGCTAGTTTGACATACGAAACCAAAACAATACAACGTTGTCAGCAAAGTAAATATTGTATTTCCCAAATAATACATAAGACCATCCGTAAGAAATGGTAAGAGTAGAATGTAAGATTTTAGTAGTCTATGACAACCGATTGACCACTTTTGCAAGACAATAGGTTTACTTTCAAGATGCAATACCCACTATTGATATATTTTCTTCATAAACCAAGTTATACAAATCAACCACGTGCACGAGAGCTGTTTGACAAGAGTAAAACTCGACCATTTCAAACGAATTTGAGCAAGAACAGCCAAgaaataattgaataaaacacaaaatctCGCACTGTATATCTACACTAAGAACAGTTAACTGTTTAGGCAGCGATACAAGTGCTTGGCACAGTGAGTGAGCTGACAAAGTCTTGCAACTCTCCTTGACACTTGAAGGTGAAGGGCTTGCTGACCATCATGAAAGGTTTGCAGCCGGGCTGGCAGACGGCACTCCATTCAACAGACTCGCATTGACCCTTGGCTGAGACACCCTCGTGGGTGATTTTCTCGAAACGGGTGCACTTGGTAGGGGCATTGGTGTCGTATTCGGGGAGGTGAGTGTGATATTGTTGGTCGATCGGCTGGCAAGTTTCGGTCTCCTTCTCAAGACGGCGAGAGATCTCACTGTCCTCGTTTGAAGCAGAGCATTCCTTGGAAGAGCTCAGCTGTGAAAGTAAACAACATTCATTAGTAATCGATCAGAAggtaatattaaaataaaatgtgaatCTAACCCTGAAGCTTGCGGCCATAAGTTCGCCTTCAGAAACGGCGCAACGTTGAGGAGTCTTGAATTCACCGGCAACTTCTTGGTTGAAATCACCACAGACACCGCAAGTCCTGCCACGCAGATGTTGAGGAGCAGTCAACTCGACGTGAGATCCCTGGACCTTGACGAAGAAGTGCAAGCTCTTGATCTCCATGATGACGCTGTCAGCATGGGGATAGACAACAGCCTTGATTTCCTTGTCTCCTTCCTCACGGATTTCGAAGCGGCTCTCCTGTTCCAAGTTCTTGAATTCTTGCTTGGCGCCGTTGATGGTGACGTAGCCGGTAGGGTCCAACTCGACGGTGTCCTTGCCGTAGATGACGGTGACGATCTTGTGTCCATCATGTCCCTGGTGGGCAGTGACGGCGATTTCGGATTGCTTGTGGCAATCGGTCATCAAGACATGGGGGCAATCGCCGACGGTGTAGTTGTAGAAAGCACCATCGAAAGTGTAGACGGCATCGGGTCCAACGTAGCACCTGGACTCGGAAACAGCTCCAGAAGTCAAGCTGGCAGCATCACGGATGAAGTTGCTTCCGGCGTTCAGAGGGTAGAAGACCTTCGAATAAGCGAAAGTCAGCGGTGAGAAACGAGCCCATTGGTTAACAGATTCATCTCCACGACGGAAATTGACGGCAACGATAGTTTCGCTGGGACGGACAAAGGTCATGTTGCTGGCACCAGTGTATGGATCGCGTTTGATGGTCCAGGTGGCACGGTTGGCAGGGTTGGACTGTCCTTGGATGTGTTTCACGGTGAAAGGATACATTCTGAAGTTGATAAATTGGCGGGCAGCGTTCAACCAGTAGTTATCAGTCTCAGACAAAGAATCAGCTTCAGCGGTTAATTCGTAGTTGTTGTAAGTCTGGTCCATAAGGCGGGCTTCAGTGCAAGCAGGGCTGCCGTACATGAATCCAGTGGCCAAATCCTTCTGGCACTGCTTTCCAGCAGGGCTGTA
This region includes:
- the LOC130696636 gene encoding MYG1 exonuclease-like; this translates as MQSTFRSLFYSFSRRPVSYTKCKLLPMSVEKKMNDRKVIGTHDGKFHCDEVLACAMLRLLPQYADAVVKRTRNPTILETCDIVVDVGGVFDPSIHRYDHHQRVFQESFSSLKPGFPWVTRLSSAGLVYVHFGQEIVSQLLGIPIESELVQETYKRVYEGFIEEIDAIDNGISTHDGPARYKITTNLSSRIGNLNPKWNETETDEDVSTKFNQGMELAKEEFLDKVNYFSKCWWPARKLVVNAIEDRFSVDESGQIIELKNGGCPWKEHFFELEKKMGLDVADKQILYCIFPDTSGSWRIQGVPLSSHSFDLRKALPDQWRGLRDKELDNMCGIDGCVFIHASGFIGGHSTREGALEMGRKALAIAS
- the LOC130696641 gene encoding tRNA wybutosine-synthesizing protein 2 homolog, which translates into the protein MYYLGNTIFTLLTTLYCFGFVCQTSEMPPTLSNNRGILKPIKKSPSDQIRQLASDLLQKSGRFSDDIIENLIQELPHKWERHGDLIMIPQRSLRDANWKIFEKEVFQIICETLKITRIARKNPVKPDSYRSSNVELLWGNNGIVHHVDNKIRYQWDITKCMFSIGNITEKLRIARFDCSNEVVVDLFAGIGYFTLPYLIHAKAKHVYACEMNPDSVEALKLNLKSNGVDDRCTIHFGDNRITAPNNVADRVNLGLIPSSELSWEVACLALKNDIGGVLHIHANIDSKTPKTEQNHRNNKPQFKYAEWELWTNHTVSAIEQILLRVKSCKWKVAVLHLEHVKSYAPHVDHVVLDVECRPNVG